In a genomic window of Dyadobacter fermentans DSM 18053:
- a CDS encoding glycosyltransferase, translating into MKLNVVVYGVVAGSYRTQNLIRSLFDISEINLFYLNPGLLWERPSLWNKIQRMIVELTVVWRSDIIIIPATRHQNPYKYKLAKFFKKQIITDFYISYYDTFVTDRKTIAKESPEAAKHFKLDRNAILSSDRTIFLNGSEAEYYTRLLDIKLSDIRYSIVPLCVDARQKAANPFANGTTDKLTICWWGSYIPLHGLDKIIEAAHLLSKIMSDFEFVLFGNDDEKAMPFRNKIRELGIENFVKIDNSKSFHNGQLEPFLVSRCDIALGGFGDSEKAKNVFLNKVADAFAFGIPVLSMKTKAMDTLLSGDDIVICDNQPQAIVDAVTALKMDRERLKKIGENGYNRYLDTFSYEAFKSRVKGVIQPQLNGN; encoded by the coding sequence ATGAAGCTTAACGTAGTGGTCTACGGAGTTGTGGCTGGAAGTTACAGAACACAAAACCTGATCAGATCCCTTTTTGACATTTCCGAGATAAATCTGTTTTATCTCAATCCCGGACTTCTATGGGAACGGCCCTCCCTCTGGAACAAAATCCAGCGGATGATCGTAGAACTGACCGTCGTGTGGCGATCGGACATCATTATTATTCCGGCGACGAGGCATCAAAACCCCTACAAATACAAGCTGGCGAAGTTCTTCAAAAAACAGATAATTACTGATTTCTACATTTCCTACTACGATACCTTTGTCACCGATCGCAAGACGATAGCCAAAGAAAGCCCCGAAGCCGCCAAGCATTTCAAGCTGGATCGGAATGCTATTCTCTCATCCGACCGCACCATTTTTCTCAATGGGTCCGAAGCAGAATATTACACAAGGCTGCTCGACATAAAACTATCGGATATCCGATACAGCATCGTTCCGCTTTGCGTGGATGCCCGCCAAAAGGCCGCAAACCCATTCGCGAACGGCACTACGGATAAGCTGACCATCTGCTGGTGGGGCTCCTATATTCCGCTGCACGGGCTGGATAAAATCATTGAAGCCGCGCATTTGCTTTCCAAAATCATGTCGGACTTCGAGTTTGTGCTATTTGGGAACGATGATGAGAAAGCGATGCCTTTTCGAAATAAGATCAGGGAATTAGGGATAGAGAATTTTGTGAAAATCGATAATTCGAAATCCTTCCACAACGGACAGCTGGAACCTTTCCTTGTGTCGCGCTGCGACATTGCCCTGGGCGGTTTCGGCGATAGTGAAAAAGCAAAAAACGTATTTCTGAATAAGGTTGCCGACGCGTTCGCGTTCGGAATCCCCGTTTTGAGTATGAAAACCAAAGCTATGGATACGCTGCTTTCGGGGGACGACATCGTGATCTGCGATAATCAACCGCAAGCCATTGTCGACGCAGTTACAGCACTAAAAATGGACAGGGAAAGATTAAAGAAGATAGGAGAAAACGGATACAATCGATATCTCGATACATTCTCCTACGAGGCCTTTAAATCGCGGGTTAAAGGGGTAATCCAACCTCAACTCAACGGTAACTAG
- a CDS encoding glycosyltransferase family 4 protein, with protein sequence MITKKPRILTFTHYGELYGANRSLLTLLIALRDKIDWWVICKEESEFSRELQRQNIRYSIVPFTNDVYMQEKRFQWLNSIKRTAYNLALGFYTAMIARKHNVDLIYTNSSVIFIGAMTSFFSGRKHIWHIREFVYDDYKLKYLLGEKAFRFWANKASTIICISKSIQKRRVLSKDITSRSVIIYNGLVEDQTPAVLRTNSSKPTVLGIVGIIDPAKNQLAAIKAIHELVKRGKSVVLNVVGSISSPAYFETLKTYVAENGLNEYVNFTGFRKDVGAIFKSIDITLMCSPHEAFGRVTVESMMHGVPVVAYKSAGTAEIIEHGNTGLLYHDEQNGLTAQLTRLMTDDDLYKTISSKASTAAREKFTVKSYADQFTQLVYSLT encoded by the coding sequence ATGATTACAAAAAAACCAAGAATTCTAACCTTTACGCATTATGGTGAACTGTATGGTGCAAACCGATCTCTGCTGACTCTCCTGATTGCCCTGCGCGACAAGATCGACTGGTGGGTCATTTGTAAAGAGGAAAGCGAATTTTCCCGGGAGTTGCAGCGACAAAACATCCGTTACAGCATTGTACCGTTCACCAACGACGTTTATATGCAAGAAAAGCGGTTTCAATGGCTTAACAGCATTAAACGGACTGCCTACAACCTCGCACTCGGCTTTTACACCGCCATGATCGCGAGGAAGCACAATGTCGATCTGATTTACACGAATTCGTCCGTCATTTTCATTGGTGCGATGACATCCTTCTTCTCGGGCAGAAAACATATCTGGCACATCCGTGAATTTGTTTACGACGACTATAAGCTCAAATACCTCCTCGGAGAAAAGGCATTCCGGTTCTGGGCCAACAAAGCGAGCACAATCATCTGTATTTCCAAAAGCATTCAGAAGCGCAGGGTGCTTTCGAAGGATATTACCAGCAGGTCCGTCATTATTTACAACGGCCTGGTGGAGGATCAGACCCCAGCCGTTCTAAGGACTAACTCCTCGAAACCAACCGTTTTGGGTATTGTAGGCATAATTGATCCCGCCAAAAATCAACTGGCGGCGATCAAGGCGATCCATGAACTTGTGAAACGTGGCAAGTCTGTCGTGTTGAATGTGGTAGGCAGCATCAGCTCACCGGCATACTTCGAAACCCTAAAGACCTATGTTGCGGAAAATGGCTTGAATGAGTACGTCAATTTTACGGGGTTTCGCAAAGATGTCGGCGCAATTTTCAAATCAATCGACATTACGCTGATGTGCTCGCCGCACGAGGCTTTCGGACGGGTGACAGTGGAAAGTATGATGCATGGCGTACCTGTGGTGGCTTACAAATCAGCCGGCACCGCCGAGATAATCGAGCACGGAAACACGGGCCTGCTTTATCATGACGAGCAAAACGGCCTCACCGCACAGCTTACGAGGCTGATGACCGACGACGACCTCTACAAAACAATTTCCTCAAAAGCCTCGACAGCCGCCCGCGAAAAATTCACCGTCAAAAGCTACGCCGACCAATTCACCCAGCTGGTATACAGCCTAACGTAA
- a CDS encoding lipopolysaccharide biosynthesis protein, with product MGLKKDLFSGVAVTAIAKYSGILIGLVINAMLARLLSPKEYGIVGVVIVFITFFNILSDIGLGSAIVQNQNLSQKDHSDLFKLSAIMSSVLAIAFALFSYAVAFFYKNDVYIPIGQLLAIHVFFSSLSVVPKNLLIKSQLFKKIAIIEVCTALTAGLIAVLLASQHYSYFAIVWRSIFMSSVTFVLYFLMSGVKFQKGLSLAPARRVAKYSSFQFGFNFINYFSRNLDNILIGKFMGNVQLGVYNQAYQLMMYPIANLTFVITPVLHPILAKYQHDKAFIYKEYVNVVNILAVLGIPISVFVFFSSEEIVQVMLGSKWSAVVPVLKVLSLSVWIQMILSSSGSIFQASGRTDLLFLSGALSAVFTIGAILAGIFYYQSMQATAWLLVSAFAFNFFQGFYTLIVHALKESPRIFIKAILSKAPMALAMVVTLLAKNRCVEMMHIDLPLIPSILINIVICLVFFILFQHALVSTLVKKFVPQRAT from the coding sequence ATGGGCTTAAAAAAGGATCTTTTTTCGGGGGTGGCGGTAACCGCCATCGCCAAGTATTCCGGGATTCTCATCGGATTGGTTATCAATGCCATGCTCGCGCGCCTTCTCAGCCCGAAAGAATACGGGATAGTGGGTGTGGTGATCGTTTTTATTACGTTTTTTAACATTCTCAGCGACATTGGTCTAGGCTCGGCGATCGTGCAGAACCAAAACCTCTCTCAAAAAGATCACTCTGATCTTTTCAAACTAAGCGCGATCATGAGCAGCGTCCTTGCGATTGCATTCGCGCTGTTCTCTTATGCTGTCGCGTTTTTTTACAAAAATGACGTCTACATCCCGATCGGACAGCTGCTGGCCATTCATGTCTTTTTCAGTTCGCTCAGCGTAGTTCCTAAAAATTTACTCATCAAGTCACAGCTGTTCAAAAAGATAGCCATTATCGAAGTTTGCACTGCTCTCACCGCCGGGCTTATTGCTGTGCTGCTGGCTTCGCAGCATTACAGCTATTTCGCCATTGTGTGGAGATCAATATTTATGAGCTCGGTCACGTTTGTCCTTTACTTCCTGATGTCCGGCGTAAAATTCCAGAAGGGGCTATCGCTCGCTCCCGCGCGCCGGGTTGCGAAATATTCTTCGTTCCAATTTGGATTCAATTTTATCAATTACTTCTCAAGGAACCTTGACAACATCCTCATCGGCAAATTCATGGGTAACGTCCAGCTGGGCGTGTATAACCAGGCGTACCAGTTGATGATGTACCCGATCGCCAATCTGACCTTCGTGATCACTCCGGTGCTGCATCCTATCCTTGCGAAATATCAGCACGACAAGGCCTTTATCTACAAGGAATATGTCAATGTGGTCAATATCCTCGCCGTCCTGGGCATACCGATATCCGTGTTCGTATTTTTTTCTTCCGAAGAAATTGTCCAGGTCATGCTGGGAAGCAAATGGTCGGCGGTTGTACCTGTACTGAAAGTATTGAGTCTATCCGTCTGGATTCAAATGATCCTTTCCAGCAGCGGCTCCATATTCCAGGCGTCTGGAAGGACCGATCTGCTGTTTTTATCGGGCGCATTATCAGCAGTGTTCACCATCGGAGCGATTCTGGCAGGGATTTTTTACTACCAATCCATGCAGGCAACCGCCTGGCTGCTGGTGAGCGCATTTGCATTTAATTTCTTCCAGGGTTTTTACACCCTCATTGTTCACGCACTGAAAGAATCTCCTCGCATTTTTATCAAAGCAATTCTCTCCAAAGCGCCCATGGCGCTGGCGATGGTGGTTACGCTACTCGCAAAAAACCGGTGCGTCGAAATGATGCATATTGACCTTCCTCTCATTCCATCAATCCTCATCAACATCGTGATCTGCCTTGTGTTTTTCATCCTGTTTCAACATGCCCTTGTCTCAACACTCGTGAAAAAGTTTGTGCCGCAGAGGGCCACTTAA